The Candidatus Eisenbacteria bacterium genome contains the following window.
CGTCTACGAGCTCGGGCCGACGATTCCCTTGAAGGACTCGAAGATCGAGTTCGAGAGCACGAAGTCTCTGCCGGACCACTAGCCGGCCGCGAACAAGGCGCAGCCGGCTCTACCGCCGCCTGCGTCCCGTGCTCCGTTCACGAGGAGCGCGACGTGTCCGTGAGCCTTTCCCGGGCGCGAGCGCACCCTCGAGGAATCGCGACAAGTCCCGCTTCATCTGCACCAGCGACGGCCGGTGGATGTACATCATGTGCCCCGCCTCGTAGAAGCCTTGCGTCACGTTGCCGCGCAAGCTCGGCTCGAGGCCGAGGCGGTTGAACGTGTACTCGGTGGCGAAGTAGGGCGTCGCGAGATCGTAGTAGCCATTGGCCACGAACACCTTGAGGTGCGGGTTCATGGAGATCGATCGCCTCAGCGTCTCGGCCACTTCGACGAAACGGTTCTCGTGCTCCTGGAATCGCCACGCCTCGTTGGTCTTGAAGTTGAGGATCTCGTAAGGCAGGTCGCTCTCGAAGCGCAGCTCGCCGCGAACGTAGTCGTTGAAGGTCGCGGTATAGGGCCCGATGATGTTGTTGGCGCTGGGATCGGACGCGATCGCATCGCCGGCCGCGTCGCGATCCACCCCGGTGATGCGGCTGTCGAGACGTCCGACCGTGCGCCTCTGGTCGCGCAGCAGCTCCTTGGTGAACCGGTGGATCTCGACGCGCAGATTCGTGCGCTCGATGTATTCGGCGGACAACCCCGTGAAGCGGGCCAGCTTGGCGACCACCGCCGACCGCTCGCGGGCCGACAAGGTGTCGTTCCTCATGAGCGCCGGCGCGTACTCGTCGCGCGCGAACGCCTCGGCCTTTCGCAGCGTGGCCTGGAGGTCCTTCTGAAGGTCGGCGGAGAGCCGGCGGTGGTACCAGGCGGTCGCGGTGTAGCTGGGCAGGAACAGCACGTAGGGGAGGTCGTTCATCGGCTGGAAGTCGAGCGTCTGGAAGTCGAGCACGCACGACACCAGCATGATGCCGTTCAAATAGAGCCCGTGGCGTTCCTGGAGATACCCGGACAGCCCCGCGGCACGCGTCGATCCGTAGCTCTCGCCGATCAGGAACTTGGGTGAGAGCCAGCGCCGGTAACGCGTGGTGTAGAGCCGGATGAAATCGCCGACGGACTCGATGTCCTTCTTGAAGGCCAGGAAATCCTTGTTCTTCTCGCCGACCACCGCCCGGCTGTAGCCGGTCGTGACCGGATCGATGAACACCAGGTCGGTCTCATCGAGCAGCGAAGAGTCGTTGTCGATCAGACGGAAGGGCGGCGGCGGCAGCTCGCCGATCTCGCCGAGGTCGACGCGCTTCGGGCCGAGGACGCCGAGGTGGAGCCAGACCGAGGCGGAGCCGGGGCCGCCGTTGAAGGAGAAGGTGACGGGCCGGCGCGCCGGGTCGCCGCCGTCGCGCAGCGTGTAGGCGATGAAGAACACCTGCGCCTTGGGCTTTTCGCCCTCGGCCTCGCCTTCCTGCTCGCCCTTCTTCTCGGACTCCTCCTTGAGGACCAGCGTCCCCGTCGTCACCGTGTACGCGATCATCCGCCCGCCGATGGTGGCCCGGTGATGGGTGACCACGATGTGGTCGACGGGCTGCGGTGGAGGAGCCTTGGGATGCTCGGTCGTCGTGGTGACGGACTTCTTCTCGGTCTTCTCGGGCATCCTGGCTCCTTCGCACGGCGCGGCATGCGGCCAAGTGCTTCGCAGGGTTGGGAGCTTCGACGAATGAGCGCGGCATCATACGGCATCTGCGCGGGGTCATGCCGGTCCGCTAGAATCGCCGGCCATGAGTGGCTTTCCCACCACCCGGCGATCGGTCCTGCTCGCCGCGCGGAGCGACGACGACGGTGAGCGACGGCGCGCCTACGGAGCCATCGTCGCCGTGTATTGGAAGCCGGCGTACGCCTACGTGCGCTGGCACTGGAAGCGCCCGCCCGAGGACGCTCGCGACCTGGTCCAGGGCTTCTTCGCCGCCGCTTACGAGAAGGGTTTCCTCGAACGCTACGATCCGGCGCGCGCGCGCTTTCGCACCTGGCTTCGCGTCTGCCTCGACGGCCACGTGTCGAATCACCGCCAGGCGGAAAGCCGCGCGAAGCGCGGGGGCGGAGAGCCGCTGCTCTCGCTCGACTTCGAAGGCGCCGAAGCCGGCCTCGCGGATCGGAGCGCGAGCGGTCTGGACCCTGAGGCGTTGTTCGAGCGGGAGTGGGTGCGGTCACTCTTCGAAGACGCCATCGCCGCCCTGCGGGCGCGCTGCGAGGCCGAGGACAAGACCGCGCACCTGCGCGTCTTCATGCGCTACGACATCGAGGATCACCCGCAGGGACAAGCGCCGTCCTATGCCGATCTGGCTCGCGAGCTCGACCTTCCGGTCACCCAGATCACCAACCATCTCCATTGGACGCGACGAGTCTTTCGCGGCCTCGTGCTCGACCGGCTGCGCGAGCTGACGGTCGACGAAGCGGAGTTCCGCAGCGAAGCGCGTCGTTTGCTGGGACGCGAGACGCCATGACGCGCCTCCACGACCGCGGCATCGAGCGGCTGCGCCAGGCGATCGAGGCCCCGGATCTCGAAGGCAGCCGCTACCGCATTCAGGAGCCGCTGGGGAAGGGCGGCATGGGCACCGTGTACCTGGCCGAGGATCTGCTGCTCGAGCGCCCGGTGGCCATCAAGGTGCTCAACATCGAGGGGCTGAGCGAGGAAGGCGTGGAGCGGATGTTCCGCGAAGCGCGCACGCTGGCGCGGCTCGAGCATCCCGGCATCGTGCCGATCCACGATCTCGGCCGACTGCCGGACGGCCGCGTGTTCTACGCCATGAAGCGCGTGCGAGGAGAGCGGCTCGATCGCCATGTGAGTCCGGCGACGCCGCTGGCCGAGCGGGCTCGCCTGTTCCTCAAGCTGTGCGAAGCGGTGGCCTTCGCCCACGCCGCGGGGATCCTCCACCGCGACATCAAGCCCGAGAACGTCATGGTCGGGGAGTTCGGCGAGGTTCTGATCCTCGACTGGGGCGTGGCCAAGTGGGCGAGCGAAGCGCGAAGCTCGCACCGAGGGACGCCTGCTCCCACTCTTCCCGGACCACCTGCGGTGCGCGACACCGTGGCCGGCACGGTCCTCGGGACGCCCGCCTACATGGCGCCCGAGCAGGCGCGAGGCGAGGCCGGCCGCATCGACGAGCGCACCGACGTCTACGGTCTCGGCGCGACGCTGTGGTTCCTTCTCACGGGGCAACCGCCGGGGTCCGGCACAGCGCCCCGATCGAGCGCGATGGCGGCGGTGTGCGAGCGGGCCATGGCCGAGGATCCGGAGCAGCGTTATCCACGAGTCAGCGAGCTGGCAGAGGAGGTTCGCCGCTTCCTCGACGACGCCCGGGTGCTGGCGCATCGCGAGGGGCCATTCGAGCTCACTGCGCGCTTCGTACGCCGCTATCGGGTGGCGATCGGACTGGTGCTGGCCTACGTGGCGGTGCGGGCGCTGCTGCTGATCCGCGGCTAAAGGAAACGGGACTCGCGCACAAGAGGAGGAGCCGGGCGAGAGGCCCGGAGAACGGGAGGACATCATGAACAAGGTGCTGCTTGGCGTGGTGCTGGGAGGCGCTCTCGGAGTCCTGGACGGGCTCACCGCGTGGTTCACGCCCGCGGTGCGCTCGCAGCTGCTGGGCATCGTGATCGGGTCCACCGTCAAGGGACTGGTGGCCGGCGTGGCGATCGGCTTCTTCGCCCGCAAGGTGAGCTCGCTGGCGTGGGGGATCGTGTTCGGTTTGCTGGTCGGGTTGCTGCTCGCCTGGGCGGTGGCGGCGATGCCGGATGCGAGCGGCAAGCACTACTATTTCGAGATCATGCTGCCTGGAGCGCTGGTCGGCCTCATCGTGGGGTACGCCACGCAGCGCTTCGGTCGCGCCCCGGCGCCCGCTCGGGCCGGCTGACCGGGATCAGAATCCGATCGAGAGCTGCGCGCCGACGATCGAGAACCGAGGATCCTCGGCGCCGGGGTTGTCGTTGTCCTGCTCCGTCCACTGGTAGATGACCTTGGCCGTGGCATCGCGCGCGATGCGATAGCCGACGCCCGCTTCGATCCGTGTGACGTCCCAGTCCCAGGTGTGCTCGGCGCCGGAAGAATTCGTGATCTTGCCGAACTGCTGGATGTCCCACCGACCGGCGAGGTAGATCCCCGAAGACATCGAGTACTTGAGCTCCGCATAGCCGCCCTCGACGTCGAGATCGCCCACGGTCGGCGTCTCCCACGTGTTGCGCATGGCCTCCGCGCGCAGCTCGACGTGGGCCACCTGCACCTCGAGGTCGGCCATGAAGAGCTGTTGCGCGTAGTCGTTGACCGTCTTTCCGGGAGGCATGTCGGGATTCACGCTCTCGTGGAGATACGGCCCGTAGGACGCGGAGACTCCGAAACGAACCGCCGGCGACGGCGTGAAGCCGATGCGTCCGAGCACGGACTTGCCGGAATTGTCGTCTTTCACCGTGCTCCCCCAGCTGGGCGCGCCGGCCACGACCCCCAGCGCGTATTCGAACGGCCGCTGGCTGCCGGTGAGCGTGATGCCCACGTCCCAGAAGGAGTCGTCGATGACCGGCATGCCGATGCCCATGGGAGAGCCGAAGTAGTCGACACCGAGCTGTCCACGACCTGCCGTGGCGAGCAGCGCGTCCGCGGTGGGCGGAACGGCGTACCAGAGCGTGGTGGTGTGGTACTGGTACATCAATGGAGCGCTGACCAGCGGGTTCTTGTTCGAGTAAGTGCGCGGCGCCCAGGTTCCCACCGGCCAGGGTTGCTTGCCGGCGATGAGCCTGAGATCCCGCTCCAGCCACGGCGTGTAGATGATGTACGCCCCATCGACGTAGATGCCGGACGCATCGTCGTACACGACCTGCCCGAGGACCTGGACGTGGTCGTCCATCTGGGCATCCATGAACAGCCGCAGGCGATAAGGATCGAAGGGATTGTCGCCACGGGTCAGCGTGTTGTATTCGAAGGCGTCGCTGTGCTCGGCCACCATCAGATCGAGCAATCCGTGCCACTCGAGATCGGCGGCAAGAGCCGGCAATGGCGAGAGCAGTACGAGCGCCGTCGCCCACGCGACGCGGCGACCACGAGCCATGGCGAATCCCCTCCCTGGGTGGGCGCCTCGAACGCCGAGGCACCGCCGGGAGGGTTGTCGGCATCACGATGGGGCCACCTTAGCCCGCGTATGGGACCTGGAAAAAAGCGCGGGCTCCCGGCTCGAGCCGGGCTAATCTACGGGGCTGAACGGGGCCGTCCGCGACTCCGGCAGCCCAAATCGTGAGGACTCCATGTGCAGGAACATCAAGACCCTATTCAACTTCGAGCCCGTCGCCAGCGACGAGGAAGTGAACGCCGCCTCACTCCAGTTCGTCCGCAAGATCAGCGGCTTCACCAAGCCTTCGCGGGCGAATCAGGAGGCCTTCGATCGCGCGGTCGTGGACGTCGCCGCGGTGGCTCGGCGCCTGATCGACTCCCTGGTCACGACATCGCCCCCGCGGGATCGTGAGACCGAAGCCGCGCTGGCCAAGGAGCGCAGCCTGCGCCGTTTTGGCCCACGCGTGTAGAGTGTCCTGATTCTCGAAACCGGGAGCGGCGATGGGACGCATCTTCGAAACTCGCAAGGCGACGATGTTCGCGCGCTGGGACAAGATGTCCAAGGCGTTCGCGCGCATCGGCAAGGAAATCACGATCGCGGTCAAAGCCGGCGGACCGAGTCCCGAGAACAATCCGGCGCTGCGCCGCATCATCCAGAACGCCCGCGCGATCAACATGCCCAAGGACAAGGTCGAGGCTGCGATCAAGCGCGCCTCCGGCCAGGGCGGAGCCAGCTACGAAGAGATCCTCTACGAAGGTTACGCGCCGCACGGCGTGGCGATGCTGGTCGAGACCGCCACGGACAATCCGACGCGGACCGTGGCGAACGTGCGTGCGTGCTTCAACAAGGTGGGCGGCAACATGGGCGCCACCGGCAGCGTGGGCTTCCAGTTCCGGCGGATGGGGGTGTTCCGGCTGAACCCCTCGGGCATCCAGCCTGAAGCGCTCGAGCTCGAGCTGATCGACCACGGGCTCGAGGAGATGGGAGAGAGCGCGGGAGAGAAGGGAGAGCCTCAGCTGGTGATCCGCTGCTCGTTCGCGGAGTTCGGACACCTGCAGAAGGCGCTCGAGGACCGGGGCATCACCCCGGTCTCGGCCGAGTCCGAGTTCATTCCGCAGAACCCCATGGTGCTGCCGGATGACAAGGCGACCGAGGTGCTCAAGCTGGTCGACCTTCTGGAGCAGGATGAAGACGTCCAGAGGGTCTTCCACAACCTGGGGTAGGACCGCGGCGCGGCCCCACCCCAGGTTTCTTCAGCGTCCGTCTCCCGCCACCGCAACGCCCAGGTCCACGTCATCGACGCGGTCGAGTCGGGCGAGATCGTCGCGCAGTGGGTGCCAGGCATTGGCCGTGGCCACGAGCGCGAGATCCCCGGTCGGGGGCAGGTCCTCCAGGAACACGAAGGCCGCACCCACCATGAAGCGCGCGAGCGTTCCGCGCTGATAGCGGCCCGACGTGCTGGTGGAGCGCCGCGCCTGCAGCACCTGCTGGAGCGTCGTGCCTTCCCCGCAGGTCGACTTCCAGCGGGTCTCGATGTCGCGCGCGCGATCCGGATTCGACTGGCGCAGCGCGTCGGAGACCAGCGCGTAGGCGTCGAGGCTGCCTTCCGGCGTGTACGAGGTCCACACCACGCGCGCAAGCGTCGAGCGGTCATAGCTCCGGTGCGATAGCGTCGCGCCGTCGACGGTCGAGATCACCTCGTATTCCACGCCGACCGTCACCTCGCGGGTGCGCGCCACGACTTCGATGGGCACGTCGACCCAGCGCGTGGTGGTGTTGCCTTCGGCGTCACGGACCGAGATGCGTCGCGCGACGGTCTCGTGGAAGAGGTGGAGGCGGGTCTGCGACTTCACGCCGCCCACCGCGCCCCACACGATCCGCTGCGCGCCGGCCTTGCGGCCGATGCGCAGCGCGTCCTCCCGCGACAGCCGGCGCAGCTGGGAAACGCTCATCGACTGCTCGACGGCGTCGGCGCCGAGCACGCGAGTGAATCGCGCCTCGGAACCAAGGTCCTGGGAGAGCGCGTCGCGCCAGGCGTCCGCCGCTTCATGTCCGATGGCCAGGTCGCGCGATGTCTCGAACGGCATGATGGCGACCCGGGTGAGCGCCTTGGCCCATGCCAGGTCGGCGAGCTTCGCCGCATCGCGGTAACCGGTGACGTAGCGCTCGACGTCGGCGAAGTGGAGGTACGCGGCCTTGGGCCGGCGTGAGTCCCGGGCGGCGAGTCCGCGCTGGTAATGGATGCGCGCGGCAGCGAGGCGCAATACCTGCTCCTCCTCGACGGACGCCTGGTCGCCGGCGGGAAGCACGGCGTAACGCACCGCGCCGGCGCGGAAGTCGGCGAGCTCGAGGATCTGCTCCGCCGCGGTCAGCGTGTCGATCGAGGTGAGGCCGTGGATCTTCTGCCGCCACTCCTGAACGATCATCGTTCCCGCGGCATGGGCGGCTTGCCGCGCGCGAGGGTTGCCGGGCTCACGGTCGAGCGCCTTGGTGGCGAGCTGCCAGGCTCGCCAGGCGTCGCCGCCGGCGAGCTTTTCCTCGCTCTTCCTGGCGAGCTTGGTGGGACCGGCGCAGGCGAGAACGAGCGGAAGCGCCAGCAAGGCCGGCGCGAGTCTTCGCAACATGGGACCCTCCCTTCGTCGGACCGTTATCGGCCGGAACCGAGGAGGAATTCAGGTAAGATGCGAGGCCCGACATGCTCGTGACCCCCTCGAACCCAGGTGGCTGCCCATGTTCCTGCGAAGCTGCTTGCTGCTTGCCTTTCTTGCGACCCCGGTCGTCGCCCGGGCGGCCGAGATGACTTCTGCGACCAATCCTCTGCTCACCGAGTGGAAGACCCCCTTCGGCGTTCCACCGTTCGCGGACATCAAGCCGGAGCACTTCATGCCGGCCTTCACCGAGGCGATGGCGAAGCACGACCAGGAGATCGCGGCGATCGCGAAGGACTCCTCGCCGGCGACGTTCGCCAACACGATCGAGGCCTATGACCGCGCCGGCGTCCTGCTCCAGCGCGTGAACTCGGTGTTCAACAATCTCTCCTCGGCCGAGACCAACCCGGCGCTCCAGGCCATCGCCAAGGAGATCGCGCCCAAGATGGCCTCGCACCGCGATGACATCGTGCTCGATCCCGTCCTGTTCGCGCGGGTGAAGACGGTTTGGGACTCGAGGTCGAAGCTCTCGCTGGCGGCGGATCAGGCCAAGCTCCTCGAAGACACCTGGAAGACCTTCGTCCGCGGCGGCGCGCGCCTGGACGAGGCGGGGAAGAAGCGCCTGCGCGAGATCAACGCCGAGCTGGCGAGCGCCTCGGTCCAGTTCGGCGACCACCTGCTCGACGAGACCAACCAGTTCAAGCTGGTGATCGAGAAGCGCGAAGATCTCGCGGGTTTGCCCGAACGCGTGATCGCGTCGGCGGCCAGCGCGGCCAAGGACGCGAAGCTCGACGGAAAGTGGGTGTTCACACTCCATGCCCCGAGCTACGGCCCTTTCATGCAGTACGCCGACCGCCGTGAGCTTCGGAAGCAGATGTTCATGGCCTACACGAACAAGGCGGGGCAGGCCGGCAAGAACGACAACCGGGGGATCGCGAG
Protein-coding sequences here:
- a CDS encoding peptidase S10, whose translation is MPEKTEKKSVTTTTEHPKAPPPQPVDHIVVTHHRATIGGRMIAYTVTTGTLVLKEESEKKGEQEGEAEGEKPKAQVFFIAYTLRDGGDPARRPVTFSFNGGPGSASVWLHLGVLGPKRVDLGEIGELPPPPFRLIDNDSSLLDETDLVFIDPVTTGYSRAVVGEKNKDFLAFKKDIESVGDFIRLYTTRYRRWLSPKFLIGESYGSTRAAGLSGYLQERHGLYLNGIMLVSCVLDFQTLDFQPMNDLPYVLFLPSYTATAWYHRRLSADLQKDLQATLRKAEAFARDEYAPALMRNDTLSARERSAVVAKLARFTGLSAEYIERTNLRVEIHRFTKELLRDQRRTVGRLDSRITGVDRDAAGDAIASDPSANNIIGPYTATFNDYVRGELRFESDLPYEILNFKTNEAWRFQEHENRFVEVAETLRRSISMNPHLKVFVANGYYDLATPYFATEYTFNRLGLEPSLRGNVTQGFYEAGHMMYIHRPSLVQMKRDLSRFLEGALAPGKGSRTRRAPRERSTGRRRR
- a CDS encoding serine/threonine-protein kinase, with protein sequence MTRLHDRGIERLRQAIEAPDLEGSRYRIQEPLGKGGMGTVYLAEDLLLERPVAIKVLNIEGLSEEGVERMFREARTLARLEHPGIVPIHDLGRLPDGRVFYAMKRVRGERLDRHVSPATPLAERARLFLKLCEAVAFAHAAGILHRDIKPENVMVGEFGEVLILDWGVAKWASEARSSHRGTPAPTLPGPPAVRDTVAGTVLGTPAYMAPEQARGEAGRIDERTDVYGLGATLWFLLTGQPPGSGTAPRSSAMAAVCERAMAEDPEQRYPRVSELAEEVRRFLDDARVLAHREGPFELTARFVRRYRVAIGLVLAYVAVRALLLIRG
- a CDS encoding DUF2277 domain-containing protein yields the protein MCRNIKTLFNFEPVASDEEVNAASLQFVRKISGFTKPSRANQEAFDRAVVDVAAVARRLIDSLVTTSPPRDRETEAALAKERSLRRFGPRV
- a CDS encoding sigma-70 family RNA polymerase sigma factor, whose translation is MSGFPTTRRSVLLAARSDDDGERRRAYGAIVAVYWKPAYAYVRWHWKRPPEDARDLVQGFFAAAYEKGFLERYDPARARFRTWLRVCLDGHVSNHRQAESRAKRGGGEPLLSLDFEGAEAGLADRSASGLDPEALFEREWVRSLFEDAIAALRARCEAEDKTAHLRVFMRYDIEDHPQGQAPSYADLARELDLPVTQITNHLHWTRRVFRGLVLDRLRELTVDEAEFRSEARRLLGRETP
- a CDS encoding YebC/PmpR family DNA-binding transcriptional regulator encodes the protein MGRIFETRKATMFARWDKMSKAFARIGKEITIAVKAGGPSPENNPALRRIIQNARAINMPKDKVEAAIKRASGQGGASYEEILYEGYAPHGVAMLVETATDNPTRTVANVRACFNKVGGNMGATGSVGFQFRRMGVFRLNPSGIQPEALELELIDHGLEEMGESAGEKGEPQLVIRCSFAEFGHLQKALEDRGITPVSAESEFIPQNPMVLPDDKATEVLKLVDLLEQDEDVQRVFHNLG